The following are encoded in a window of Planctomycetota bacterium genomic DNA:
- a CDS encoding HIT domain-containing protein, with amino-acid sequence MKQLWAPWRCTYINVKPGHKKRCFLCQALKSVTDRKNLLVRRGKKCFVMMNLFPYNAGHLLICPKAHKANLEDLTKEEIKELFDLAIEMKRALTKVLKPEGFNMGFNIGAVAGAGLLTHIHLHLVPRWGGDTNFMPVLSGTKVISQSLSQLYERLQKSSK; translated from the coding sequence ATGAAGCAATTATGGGCGCCCTGGCGCTGCACTTACATCAACGTCAAGCCCGGCCATAAGAAAAGATGTTTCCTGTGCCAGGCGCTAAAATCCGTCACTGACCGTAAGAATCTTCTGGTCAGGCGGGGCAAGAAGTGCTTCGTGATGATGAATCTCTTTCCCTATAACGCCGGGCATCTGCTGATTTGCCCCAAGGCGCACAAGGCAAATCTGGAGGACCTCACCAAAGAAGAAATAAAGGAATTGTTTGATTTGGCCATTGAGATGAAACGGGCATTGACCAAGGTGTTGAAGCCGGAGGGGTTCAACATGGGATTCAATATCGGCGCCGTGGCCGGAGCCGGGCTCTTGACTCATATTCATCTTCATCTGGTGCCGCGCTGGGGCGGCGATACCAACTTTATGCCGGTCCTGTCCGGAACCAAGGTTATTTCCCAGTCGCTCAGCCAGTTATATGAAAGGTTACAAAAGTCCTCTAAATAG
- the rplM gene encoding 50S ribosomal protein L13, with the protein MTVKSDNNRTFLLKREELKQQWYLVDASDKILGRMATKIATVLMGKHQPTYTPYVDSGNFVVVINAEKIKLTGKKSLEKVYKTYSGYSNGQRETPIATVLANTPDQVVYLAVKRMLPQNRLAKQMITKLKVYAGAKHPHQAQNPKVLEV; encoded by the coding sequence ATGACAGTCAAGAGCGACAATAACAGGACTTTTCTGCTAAAGCGGGAAGAGTTGAAGCAGCAGTGGTATCTGGTTGATGCTTCAGATAAGATACTGGGCCGGATGGCCACCAAGATTGCCACAGTCCTGATGGGCAAGCACCAACCGACCTATACGCCGTATGTGGACAGCGGTAATTTTGTGGTGGTCATCAATGCCGAGAAGATTAAACTGACCGGCAAGAAGTCGCTGGAAAAGGTTTATAAGACCTATTCCGGTTATTCCAACGGCCAGCGGGAGACGCCGATTGCCACCGTGCTGGCCAACACCCCGGACCAGGTGGTCTATCTGGCCGTCAAAAGAATGCTGCCCCAGAACCGCCTGGCCAAGCAGATGATAACCAAGCTCAAGGTATATGCCGGCGCCAAACATCCTCATCAGGCGCAAAACCCGAAAGTATTGGAGGTATAG
- the bzdN gene encoding benzoyl-CoA reductase, bzd-type, subunit N: protein MIEMFKEWYDARHEYAKEWKKNNPKGKVMGYFCTYVPEEILYAADVLPVRILGSHEPQDVTEPHIFGMYCPFCRDCLAQGLKGRYNYLDGIMIAQSCLHIRQAFTSWQLHIPVPYSYYLPMPNNLQTKFALPYLRGEFEAFKKSVEGWTGRKITDQDLDKGIEIMNQSRRLMKQAYETRKAANPPMTGLEAMYMAVSNQMTDKREHSRIIEEALKTLPKRKLDRETGARLMIVGSEDDDTEFIKMVESVGVTIVIDDHCTGSRYFWNEAKPDPDRLNAIARRYIERPACPSKDWPARTRLPHILKLAKDYNVQGAIVIQQKFCDPHELDIPAITKMLKENNIPTLFLEFDVTVPIGPFKTRVQAFLEMISEDALF from the coding sequence ATGATAGAGATGTTCAAGGAGTGGTATGACGCCCGGCACGAGTATGCCAAGGAATGGAAGAAAAATAATCCCAAAGGCAAGGTGATGGGTTATTTCTGCACCTATGTGCCGGAAGAGATTCTCTATGCGGCTGATGTTCTGCCGGTGCGGATCCTGGGCAGTCACGAGCCCCAGGATGTGACCGAACCCCATATCTTCGGGATGTATTGCCCGTTCTGCCGAGATTGCCTGGCCCAGGGACTGAAAGGCCGATATAATTATTTAGACGGAATTATGATCGCCCAATCGTGCCTGCATATCCGGCAGGCCTTTACCTCCTGGCAGCTGCATATCCCGGTGCCATACAGTTATTACCTGCCCATGCCCAATAATCTCCAGACCAAGTTTGCCCTGCCTTATCTGCGCGGTGAATTTGAGGCCTTTAAGAAATCGGTCGAAGGCTGGACCGGCAGGAAGATTACGGACCAGGACCTGGACAAAGGCATCGAGATAATGAACCAGAGCCGCCGGCTGATGAAACAGGCCTATGAAACCCGTAAGGCTGCCAACCCGCCGATGACCGGGCTGGAAGCGATGTATATGGCGGTGTCCAACCAGATGACCGACAAGCGGGAGCACAGCCGGATTATTGAAGAAGCGTTGAAGACGCTGCCTAAGCGGAAACTGGACCGGGAAACCGGGGCCCGGCTGATGATTGTGGGCAGCGAGGATGATGACACCGAATTTATCAAGATGGTGGAATCGGTCGGCGTTACGATTGTGATTGACGACCATTGCACCGGCTCGCGTTATTTCTGGAACGAGGCCAAGCCGGACCCGGACCGGTTGAACGCCATTGCCCGGAGATATATCGAGCGCCCGGCCTGCCCGAGCAAGGACTGGCCGGCCCGGACCAGGTTGCCGCATATATTAAAATTAGCCAAGGATTATAATGTCCAGGGCGCGATTGTCATCCAGCAGAAGTTCTGCGACCCGCATGAACTGGATATACCGGCTATTACCAAGATGTTAAAGGAAAATAATATCCCGACCCTGTTCCTGGAATTTGACGTGACCGTACCGATTGGTCCGTTCAAGACCCGGGTTCAGGCGTTCTTGGAAATGATATCAGAAGACGCGTTGTTCTAG
- a CDS encoding replication-associated recombination protein A: MEKARPNNRQVGQTSGQTTPLAERMRPLKFEEFIGQEEVISPDKPLRQVIANLRESKGQLPSLIFWGPPGSGKTTLAFLIARASGMEFITFSAVTSGIKDIKQVMERAEYNQKLHNKKTILFVDEIHRFNKAQQDAFLPYVEKGVISLIGATTENPSFELNSALLSRCRVFVLKQLASNEIIKIIRSALSDKERGLANLNIKIDAEAEKYIVNIANGDARIALNLLELSAFSIPAKSTKRTITKTIVEQSAQKKMLLYDRAGEEHYNLISAFHKSLRGSDADAALYWLCRMLESGEDPLYIARRMVRFASEDIGNADPQALLIALAAKDTVDFVGMPESDNALAQAVIYLATAPKSNSIYAAYNKVKEDVQKTIAMPVPIHLRNPVTDLMGDLGYGKDYKYAHDFPQHFVKQDYLPDNLKDAKYYQPGDFGFEKEIKKRMEYWEKLKRNH; the protein is encoded by the coding sequence ATGGAAAAGGCCCGCCCGAACAACCGTCAGGTCGGGCAGACATCGGGACAAACGACTCCCCTGGCCGAACGGATGCGTCCCTTAAAGTTCGAGGAATTTATCGGACAAGAGGAGGTCATCAGCCCGGATAAACCGCTCCGCCAGGTCATTGCCAACCTTAGAGAATCGAAAGGCCAACTGCCCTCGCTGATATTCTGGGGACCGCCCGGTTCTGGCAAAACCACCCTGGCTTTCTTAATCGCCCGGGCCAGCGGCATGGAATTCATCACCTTTAGCGCGGTGACATCCGGCATCAAGGACATCAAGCAGGTAATGGAACGGGCTGAATACAACCAGAAGCTCCATAATAAAAAAACCATCCTGTTCGTGGACGAGATCCACCGCTTTAACAAGGCCCAGCAGGACGCCTTCCTGCCCTATGTGGAAAAAGGCGTCATCTCGCTCATCGGCGCCACCACCGAGAATCCGTCATTCGAACTCAATTCCGCCCTGCTCTCCCGCTGCCGGGTATTCGTCCTGAAACAGCTGGCCTCCAACGAAATAATCAAAATAATCCGGAGCGCCCTATCGGATAAAGAGCGCGGCCTGGCCAACCTGAATATCAAAATAGATGCCGAGGCGGAAAAATATATCGTTAATATCGCCAACGGCGACGCCAGAATTGCCCTGAATTTATTAGAACTCTCGGCCTTTTCCATTCCGGCCAAGAGCACCAAGCGCACGATCACCAAGACCATCGTCGAGCAGTCGGCCCAGAAAAAGATGCTGTTATACGACCGGGCCGGCGAGGAGCACTACAACCTGATTTCCGCATTCCATAAAAGTCTCAGGGGCAGCGACGCGGATGCGGCGCTCTATTGGCTGTGCCGGATGCTGGAATCCGGCGAAGACCCGCTCTATATCGCCCGGCGGATGGTTCGCTTCGCCTCCGAAGACATCGGCAACGCCGACCCCCAGGCCCTGCTGATTGCCCTGGCTGCCAAGGACACAGTGGATTTTGTCGGCATGCCTGAATCTGACAACGCCCTGGCCCAGGCCGTGATATATCTGGCCACGGCCCCAAAGAGCAACTCCATCTATGCGGCATATAATAAAGTCAAAGAGGATGTCCAGAAAACCATTGCCATGCCGGTGCCCATCCATTTGCGCAATCCGGTCACCGACCTGATGGGCGACCTGGGCTACGGCAAGGATTATAAATATGCCCACGATTTCCCCCAGCATTTTGTCAAACAGGATTACTTGCCGGACAATCTCAAAGATGCTAAATATTACCAGCCCGGCGATTTCGGGTTTGAAAAAGAGATAAAGAAAAGAATGGAATACTGGGAAAAACTGAAACGCAACCACTGA
- a CDS encoding four helix bundle protein, producing MEKKTAAYEKLRFYQDICEIRRAVYLITERFAKSHMRLVSQMRDAARSAKQNIREGYKKGTIGEFIHSINISRGSLEELSGDIEDCLEDGLMTAEEFKEISGLIKSADYLSDRYIKAISKMREAGTWRTPRVK from the coding sequence ATGGAAAAGAAAACAGCGGCATATGAGAAATTGAGATTTTACCAGGATATTTGTGAGATTAGAAGGGCAGTATACTTAATTACCGAGCGTTTTGCTAAAAGTCATATGCGTTTGGTATCACAAATGCGCGATGCGGCCAGAAGCGCCAAGCAAAATATCAGGGAAGGTTACAAAAAAGGGACTATCGGGGAGTTTATCCATAGTATTAATATAAGTCGGGGGTCCCTGGAAGAATTAAGCGGTGATATTGAAGATTGCCTTGAAGACGGTTTAATGACAGCGGAGGAATTTAAGGAGATAAGTGGGCTTATTAAAAGCGCTGATTATTTATCAGACCGTTATATTAAAGCCATTAGTAAGATGAGGGAAGCAGGAACGTGGCGGACCCCGAGGGTCAAGTAA
- a CDS encoding zinc ribbon domain-containing protein, translated as MPLYEYQCRKCQQVFEALIRSGKDTADLSCPHCRDRKVNKLFSTFATNSDQRGGLSVPASSSKSGCSSCSRGSCTTCK; from the coding sequence ATGCCGTTATACGAATACCAATGCCGGAAATGCCAGCAGGTCTTTGAAGCGCTGATTCGTTCTGGCAAAGATACCGCGGACCTGTCCTGTCCTCATTGCAGGGATAGGAAGGTGAATAAACTCTTCTCCACATTTGCCACTAACTCCGACCAGCGAGGCGGTTTATCAGTTCCGGCTTCTTCTTCCAAGTCAGGATGCTCATCCTGCTCCAGAGGTTCTTGTACAACATGTAAATAA
- a CDS encoding DEAD/DEAH box helicase → MLDTKAIFGPEGLLAQKFSAYEYRPEQVAMFEGICQAIDQNRHLVVEAGTGIGKTFAYLIPAIYQSLSTKKPVIVSTNTINLQEQIAYKDIPFLQTVLPDKFTVVLAKGRSNYICQRRLAKALDHQTELFELIAEKEELARIYGLVIKRNQSPPSGGATGCNSPHARRGRTASMWDGSLSSFDWVPSSGVWDKICAESDNCAGKKCGYYEVCFYQKARSQLWLANIVVVNHPLLVIDAVMRYENEVNLLPNYEMVVIDEAHRLESVAQKHLGMDVSNYQVSYLLSSLWNPKKQSGFLQFIPHRIAKTNECKELVEQAHEAALSFFDDVLYWHNHKAPENGRVKSKNFVANTLSPVLVKLHFSLKELKSVLSKKKPKAKEVDEIELDAFIKRTLIFAEAVENFIKQSGTGESVHPHTNGIGVGVYWVELAKQKRAQPRVTLQGAPLKVNTLIKEILLPETVKSAIFTSATLSTSKKDGLKYIKDTLGIENSADIILDSPFNYAKQVKVYITSGTPDPNKKDDFEPVASEKIMKYLQLSRGRAFVLFTSYDLMHRVHDRIYPLLMAQGIPLYMQGKDMPRHQMLEEFRANIGSVILGADSFWQGVDVPGEALENIIITKLPFPVPGEPLVEARMEEMERNGVDSFKNYFLPEAILKLRQGFGRLIRTKTDKGIIVILDNRIVTKNYGKLFLQALPKCPVMIES, encoded by the coding sequence ATGCTTGATACCAAGGCCATCTTCGGGCCCGAGGGCCTGCTGGCCCAGAAATTCTCGGCCTACGAATACCGGCCCGAACAGGTGGCTATGTTCGAAGGCATCTGCCAGGCCATAGACCAGAACCGTCATCTGGTGGTCGAGGCCGGCACCGGCATCGGCAAGACATTCGCTTACCTTATCCCGGCCATCTATCAGTCGCTCTCCACCAAAAAGCCGGTTATCGTCTCCACCAATACCATCAATCTCCAGGAACAGATTGCCTATAAGGACATTCCGTTCCTCCAGACCGTCCTGCCGGATAAGTTTACGGTAGTGCTGGCCAAGGGCCGGTCCAATTACATCTGCCAGCGCCGGCTGGCCAAGGCACTGGACCACCAGACAGAGCTGTTCGAGCTCATCGCGGAAAAAGAAGAACTTGCAAGAATATATGGATTAGTCATCAAGCGCAACCAGTCCCCGCCATCCGGCGGGGCAACTGGCTGTAACTCCCCCCATGCGCGCCGGGGTCGAACAGCCAGTATGTGGGATGGCTCGCTATCCTCATTCGACTGGGTGCCGTCAAGCGGCGTCTGGGACAAGATATGCGCCGAGAGCGACAACTGCGCCGGCAAGAAATGCGGCTACTACGAGGTGTGCTTCTATCAAAAGGCCCGGTCCCAACTGTGGCTGGCCAATATCGTGGTGGTCAACCATCCGCTCCTGGTGATTGACGCGGTCATGCGCTATGAAAATGAAGTCAACCTCCTGCCCAATTACGAGATGGTGGTGATTGACGAGGCGCACCGGCTGGAATCCGTGGCCCAAAAGCACCTCGGCATGGATGTCTCCAATTACCAGGTCAGTTACCTGCTCAGCTCTTTGTGGAATCCCAAAAAGCAGTCCGGATTCCTGCAGTTTATTCCCCATCGCATTGCCAAAACCAACGAATGTAAGGAACTGGTGGAGCAGGCGCACGAGGCGGCGCTAAGCTTCTTTGACGATGTCCTGTACTGGCACAACCACAAGGCGCCGGAGAACGGACGGGTCAAGAGCAAGAACTTCGTGGCCAATACCCTCAGTCCGGTCCTGGTCAAGCTCCATTTTTCGCTCAAGGAACTCAAATCTGTGTTGAGCAAGAAAAAGCCCAAGGCCAAGGAGGTGGACGAGATAGAACTGGACGCCTTTATCAAACGGACGCTCATCTTTGCCGAGGCGGTGGAAAACTTTATTAAGCAATCAGGCACAGGCGAATCCGTTCACCCCCACACCAATGGAATTGGTGTGGGGGTATATTGGGTCGAACTGGCCAAGCAAAAGCGGGCCCAGCCCCGGGTCACGCTCCAGGGCGCGCCTCTCAAGGTCAATACCCTGATTAAGGAGATACTATTACCCGAAACCGTCAAGTCCGCCATCTTTACCAGCGCCACATTATCTACATCAAAGAAGGATGGGCTGAAATACATTAAAGACACACTGGGCATCGAGAATTCAGCGGACATCATCCTGGACTCGCCCTTTAACTACGCCAAACAGGTCAAGGTCTACATCACCTCAGGCACCCCGGACCCGAACAAGAAGGACGACTTCGAGCCCGTAGCCAGCGAGAAGATAATGAAATACCTCCAGCTCAGCCGCGGCCGGGCATTTGTCCTGTTTACCAGCTATGACTTGATGCACCGGGTGCACGACCGGATTTATCCGCTCTTGATGGCCCAGGGCATCCCGCTCTATATGCAGGGCAAGGATATGCCCCGGCACCAGATGCTCGAGGAATTCCGGGCCAACATCGGCTCGGTCATTCTCGGCGCGGACAGCTTTTGGCAGGGCGTGGACGTGCCGGGCGAGGCGCTGGAAAACATCATCATCACCAAACTGCCCTTTCCTGTGCCCGGCGAACCCTTAGTCGAGGCGCGGATGGAAGAGATGGAACGCAACGGCGTGGACTCATTCAAGAACTATTTCCTGCCCGAGGCCATCCTGAAACTCCGGCAGGGATTCGGACGGCTTATCCGGACCAAGACCGACAAGGGCATCATCGTCATCCTGGACAACCGGATAGTCACCAAGAACTACGGCAAGTTATTTCTCCAGGCATTGCCCAAATGCCCGGTAATGATAGAGTCGTAG
- the bzdO gene encoding benzoyl-CoA reductase, bzd-type, subunit O, giving the protein MSNLYPTEQLKSWNKAKEIRENYYRDYADAKKKGGLRWAGGAWSFGAIPAGLGDDVFPITGEPYGASIAWNKEFALACQEAAEKKGYARDLCSYMRSYWGSIILDKYLWGGPFPKPDFMWQDHICCSHSKWYQVANELEGGKVPVFEIDVAVGPEGEVNKNRVDYVVNQMLEGVEWLEKVTGRKYDDQKLIEAVYNECRATSVWAEICELNKTVPAPLDEKTMYSLYVLGTLMKHSKVVADYYEELLAETKDRVKRGIAAIPNERCRVMSDTQPPWAFLKVFRYLEKFGCVSVGSLYTFGLIGLWEVKPDGTWGAKTTPQQKGIKIKTREQALRILAEWNLAKPEWQHFYSPALKSDMMIRIAKEWKLNGVMLHYNRGCEGLSLGIAENRLALQKAGYPVMTFEGNMGDEREFDETRTMARIDAFMETLDLKKME; this is encoded by the coding sequence ATGAGCAATTTGTATCCCACCGAACAACTGAAATCCTGGAACAAGGCCAAGGAAATCAGGGAGAACTATTACCGCGATTATGCGGACGCCAAGAAAAAGGGCGGCTTGAGGTGGGCCGGCGGCGCCTGGTCTTTCGGGGCCATCCCGGCCGGATTGGGCGATGATGTCTTCCCGATTACCGGCGAACCTTACGGCGCTTCCATCGCCTGGAACAAGGAATTCGCTCTGGCCTGCCAGGAAGCGGCCGAGAAAAAGGGTTATGCCCGCGACCTGTGTTCTTATATGCGCAGTTACTGGGGTTCCATTATTCTTGATAAATACCTCTGGGGCGGGCCGTTCCCCAAACCGGATTTTATGTGGCAGGACCATATCTGCTGCAGTCATTCCAAATGGTATCAGGTGGCTAATGAGTTGGAAGGCGGTAAGGTGCCGGTATTTGAGATTGACGTGGCCGTCGGTCCGGAGGGCGAGGTCAATAAGAACCGGGTTGATTATGTGGTTAACCAGATGCTGGAGGGTGTTGAATGGCTGGAAAAGGTGACCGGCCGGAAATACGACGACCAGAAATTGATTGAAGCAGTGTATAATGAATGCCGGGCCACCTCGGTCTGGGCTGAGATATGCGAGCTGAACAAGACCGTGCCGGCCCCGCTGGACGAGAAGACCATGTATTCATTATATGTGCTGGGCACGCTGATGAAACACAGCAAGGTAGTGGCTGATTACTATGAGGAACTGCTGGCTGAGACCAAGGACCGGGTTAAACGCGGGATTGCGGCTATTCCCAACGAGCGTTGTCGGGTAATGAGCGATACCCAGCCGCCCTGGGCGTTCCTCAAGGTGTTCAGATATTTGGAGAAATTCGGCTGCGTATCGGTCGGCTCGCTTTATACATTCGGGTTAATCGGATTATGGGAGGTTAAACCCGATGGCACCTGGGGCGCCAAGACCACGCCTCAGCAGAAGGGCATCAAGATAAAGACCCGCGAACAGGCGCTGCGCATCCTGGCCGAATGGAATCTGGCCAAGCCGGAATGGCAGCACTTCTATTCGCCGGCCCTGAAGAGCGATATGATGATACGGATTGCCAAGGAATGGAAACTCAACGGCGTGATGCTTCATTATAACCGCGGTTGCGAAGGCTTGAGTTTGGGCATTGCCGAGAACCGCCTGGCCCTGCAAAAGGCCGGATACCCGGTCATGACCTTTGAAGGCAACATGGGCGATGAGCGCGAGTTTGACGAGACCCGGACCATGGCGCGCATCGATGCCTTTATGGAAACGCTGGATTTAAAGAAAATGGAATAA
- a CDS encoding M23 family metallopeptidase, with amino-acid sequence MRYLLSVVYCFLITILCTGCPSTPLRLPPDEEMRLDREIKTILQASEQREKVPWESIVSELGFISPLEGRVLENRGEDGVSFKATEGQPVRAVKSGMVTFVSDDMTGYGKVVTIKHSDGFLSFYAYNSEILVKADQVVKQGDIIARAGKSGRATQPQLYFRLFKGETPVNPMRYLP; translated from the coding sequence ATGCGGTATTTACTGTCTGTTGTTTACTGTTTCCTGATAACTATCTTATGTACCGGTTGCCCCAGCACGCCTTTGCGCCTGCCGCCTGATGAAGAGATGCGGCTGGACCGGGAAATCAAGACCATTCTCCAGGCCAGCGAGCAGAGAGAAAAGGTGCCTTGGGAATCTATTGTTTCGGAATTGGGTTTTATCTCGCCACTGGAAGGCCGGGTTTTGGAGAACCGGGGCGAGGATGGCGTGAGTTTTAAGGCCACTGAAGGCCAGCCGGTCCGGGCTGTCAAGAGCGGTATGGTTACCTTTGTCTCGGACGATATGACCGGCTATGGCAAGGTGGTGACCATCAAGCATTCGGATGGATTCCTGTCTTTCTATGCCTATAATTCTGAGATTCTGGTCAAGGCCGACCAGGTGGTTAAGCAGGGTGATATTATTGCCCGGGCGGGAAAAAGCGGCCGGGCCACCCAGCCCCAGCTCTATTTTAGGTTATTCAAGGGCGAAACGCCGGTTAACCCGATGCGTTATTTACCGTAA
- a CDS encoding zinc-dependent metalloprotease: MLRKLCAFGGSLFVLSLLYAGCASTALPPTDAKNDAAKEDKKNGDEKDFAEIIKECKPITGMLTIYHNPKDGKAYLELKPEQMDKIMLCSVTRESGDGTFLDAAAMEDNFPFFFRQVNKRIQLIHKNVLVRADRDKPAFRAVEKGVSDSLISSSIVLSKPHSTTGAVLVSLNDLFLFDRYNLAQHLNEATKSDFSFDRDNSFFSTLKSFPANTDIEITMHFRSNKGFYSATIPDKSLFIRYYYSILALPQDNYIPRLADDRVGHFITMYQDYSSMKPETPFVRYINRWNLEKSDPTAALSAPKKPIVFWLEKTIPIEYREPIKKGVLLWNKAFEQAGFKDAVVVNQQPDDADWDPADARYNTIRWLIRPGSGYAVGPSHEDPFTGQLYAADIRISADMARVNYAEFEEVINPLGINNAYCNYANGLAYQAAFASSMLTARAFLDGKEKEAEQFVADYLTDLAVHEVGHTLGLRHNFKASNMLSAEQLHDKALTSEKGLIASVMDYNPANISVDPAKQGEFWSSTVGPYDCWAIEYAYKPLGAKAPDEELTQLKAIAARCAQPELAYGTDEDCHGNSPTGIDPTCTLWDLGNDQLEYVNQRLKLAQELWGKIEFKFSKPGEGYQKMRRVFNQGIKEYAIGTTLAARFIGGIYHRRDHIGDTDGRVPFEPVASAKQQQALDFIVNNIFSLSEKSLPDSEVLNKLAPERMPGADSGPTLDVQIYNTILSIQQSALNYMYEPTVLRRLNNMALKYKEGEPRFGLEELFHGVRDGIWTEATKAENINPFRRNLQRAHMEKIISIYLSDSRSYPSDAIALARQDMLTIKNHINTINLEQLDTLTRAHLDDIKERITTALEWKVSKPF, encoded by the coding sequence ATGTTAAGAAAATTATGCGCTTTCGGAGGCTCTTTGTTTGTGTTGTCATTATTATATGCCGGCTGCGCCTCAACCGCCTTACCGCCGACCGACGCCAAAAATGACGCGGCCAAAGAGGATAAAAAGAACGGCGATGAAAAGGACTTCGCCGAGATTATCAAGGAATGCAAACCCATTACCGGCATGCTGACCATCTACCATAATCCCAAGGACGGCAAGGCCTATCTGGAACTAAAACCCGAGCAGATGGACAAAATTATGCTCTGCTCGGTCACCCGGGAATCCGGCGACGGCACTTTTCTGGATGCGGCGGCGATGGAGGACAATTTCCCGTTCTTCTTCAGGCAGGTCAACAAGCGCATTCAATTAATTCATAAGAACGTCCTGGTCCGGGCCGACCGCGATAAACCCGCGTTCCGGGCCGTGGAAAAAGGGGTGAGCGATTCGCTCATCTCCTCATCCATCGTCCTGTCTAAACCACATTCCACTACCGGAGCCGTCCTGGTCTCGCTCAATGACCTGTTCCTGTTTGACCGATACAACCTGGCCCAGCACTTAAACGAAGCCACTAAATCTGATTTCTCCTTTGACCGGGACAACAGCTTCTTTTCCACGCTCAAATCATTCCCGGCCAATACCGATATAGAAATCACCATGCATTTCCGCTCCAATAAGGGATTTTACTCGGCAACTATTCCTGACAAAAGTTTATTCATCAGGTATTATTATTCCATTTTAGCCCTGCCCCAGGATAATTACATCCCGCGACTGGCCGACGACCGGGTCGGGCATTTTATCACCATGTACCAGGATTATTCATCGATGAAACCGGAGACGCCTTTTGTCCGCTACATCAACCGCTGGAACCTGGAAAAATCAGACCCAACCGCGGCCCTGTCCGCGCCCAAGAAACCCATCGTCTTCTGGCTGGAAAAGACCATTCCCATCGAATACCGCGAACCGATAAAAAAGGGCGTGCTGCTCTGGAACAAGGCCTTTGAACAGGCCGGATTCAAGGATGCGGTGGTAGTGAATCAGCAACCGGACGACGCGGACTGGGACCCGGCTGACGCGCGCTATAACACCATCCGCTGGCTCATCAGGCCCGGCTCTGGTTATGCAGTCGGGCCATCGCACGAAGACCCGTTCACCGGCCAGCTCTACGCGGCCGACATCCGCATCAGCGCCGATATGGCCCGCGTCAATTACGCCGAGTTTGAAGAAGTCATCAATCCGCTCGGTATCAACAACGCCTATTGCAATTACGCCAATGGACTGGCCTATCAGGCCGCCTTTGCCTCGTCGATGTTAACAGCCCGGGCATTCCTGGACGGCAAGGAAAAAGAAGCCGAGCAATTCGTGGCCGATTACCTGACCGACCTGGCGGTCCACGAGGTCGGGCACACCCTGGGCCTGAGGCATAATTTCAAGGCCAGCAATATGCTTTCAGCCGAGCAACTTCATGATAAAGCCCTAACCAGTGAAAAAGGCCTAATCGCTTCGGTAATGGATTATAATCCGGCCAATATCTCGGTTGACCCGGCCAAGCAGGGTGAATTTTGGAGTTCTACGGTCGGCCCTTATGATTGCTGGGCCATTGAATACGCCTACAAGCCATTAGGGGCCAAGGCCCCAGATGAAGAACTGACCCAACTCAAGGCCATCGCGGCCAGATGCGCCCAGCCGGAACTGGCCTACGGCACTGACGAGGACTGCCACGGTAATTCACCCACCGGCATCGACCCAACCTGCACCCTCTGGGATTTGGGCAATGACCAGCTGGAATATGTCAACCAACGTCTCAAGCTGGCCCAGGAACTCTGGGGCAAGATAGAGTTTAAATTCTCCAAGCCGGGCGAGGGCTATCAGAAGATGCGCCGGGTGTTTAATCAGGGCATCAAGGAATACGCCATTGGAACTACCCTGGCGGCCAGATTCATCGGCGGCATCTACCACCGCCGGGACCACATCGGCGATACAGACGGCCGGGTGCCGTTTGAACCGGTAGCGAGCGCGAAACAGCAGCAGGCGCTGGATTTTATCGTCAATAATATATTCTCACTGTCCGAGAAGTCACTGCCGGACAGCGAGGTCCTGAATAAACTGGCGCCCGAACGGATGCCCGGAGCCGACTCAGGGCCGACCCTGGATGTCCAGATTTACAACACCATCCTGTCTATCCAGCAATCAGCCCTGAATTATATGTATGAACCGACCGTCCTGCGCCGGCTCAACAATATGGCCCTCAAGTACAAAGAAGGCGAGCCGAGATTCGGGCTGGAGGAATTATTCCATGGCGTCCGGGACGGCATCTGGACCGAGGCTACCAAGGCAGAAAACATCAACCCATTCCGGCGCAATCTCCAGCGGGCCCATATGGAGAAAATAATATCCATCTACCTGTCCGACTCTCGGAGCTATCCCTCGGACGCCATTGCCCTGGCTCGCCAGGACATGTTGACCATAAAGAATCACATCAATACTATTAATCTGGAACAACTTGATACCCTGACCAGGGCCCATCTGGATGATATCAAAGAACGGATAACCACGGCGCTGGAGTGGAAGGTAAGTAAACCGTTTTAA